GAGTTCATTAATTCTACGGGGTCTATATTATAGAAACCTGCAGCATCCGTATCTCCATTCTCACGATTTAAAATTGCTTTAGATAAAAGAGCGCTATATAATTTTCCTTTATTAGTAGGCACTAACTCTGATAGTCTTTTCTCAAAAAGATTAACTCCTAAAGCTTCATGAACGGTTTCCTTAAAATTCATTACTAAGTTTTTTGTTTTTCCATTCTCGCGATACAAATTTAATAAAAAATGAAAATGTCTGTAATTTATTTGATTGAAGAGAGTCTTCTCCTCGTCGGATAGGTAATTTTGAATGAAATCAAGCTTATCCTCTTTGTATTCATTTTCATAATTGTTTGAATCTTTTTCAACAGCAGTAAGATTCTTAGTTAAGTTAGTACCATCGGATAATTGCTCCTCGTATGTGATATCTGTCAAAGTAACTCCATTTGGCTCAACTACATGCTTTTTCCCTTTAATAGTAAGTGATCCTTTTAGACCTATTTCTTTAAATGATTGTTGTAGACTTACCTTTGCATAAGAAACCGAGGCAAATCTATTTTGAAGAAGAGTTACATTAGAGAAAAGAATTAAAAGAATCCCAAAAAATACACTTAGTTTTACAATAGACTTATAAGATCTACTTATTTTTACTTTTTGTACTAGACCAATGATGAATATGACAGAATAAATAAGGCAGATACCAGCCGTAATCTCAAAATGAGAAATATAGTTGACTAGAAATAACTCGCCGGTAAAAATACCCGATAACTGTAACAATAAACCAATCAAAGTCAAACTTAATTGGATCGTGCTAAAAAATCGCATTTCCTTACTCTGGTTAAAATCAGAATGAATCTTCATTTGGTCACGTAGTAAAAAGAAATTACCGAAAAAGAAAATAAGAAAATCTATAAGAAAGAAAGGTAACAACACAAATAGTGCGAGACCAGACGAATAGTAAACCATATGATACAAAATATTATAAATAAAGTACCCTAACAGTACTAAAGAAAGCTTAATAAAACTAATCTTGTCCTCTTTCATACGCAGACCTCCAAAACTTCCTATAAGGATTATATCATACTGTAAAGAAAACCTTACAAAATCATTAATAGATTCAACTTGCAAAAACACGTGAATTATTTCATACTAATCATACAGAAATATAAAAGGAGAAGATTATGATTTATAAAATCACGATTTGGATTGTTCGTGGATTATTAGTCCTATTAAACGGATTCGCTGATTATAAAGGTAGAGAAAAATTACCAAAGCATACTGGATATGTACTTGTGGCGCCCCATCGTTCTTGGTTAGATCCGGTTATGATGGCGATTGCTGTTTATCCTCAACCACTTGTTTTAATGGCTAAGCAAGAACTGTTTAAGCCAAAACCATTCGCTTGGTTTATAAAAAAACTTGGAGCATTCCCTGTGAACCGAGAAAAGCCAGGCCCAAGCGCGATTAAGTATCCTGTCCAACAAATTAAGGAAAATCAAAAAGCCCTTGTTATCTTTCCTACTGGGACTCGTTATTCAAACGAAATGAAAGGCGGCGCAGTAACCATTGCTCGTCTAGCAAAAGCCCCTATCGTTCCAATGGTGTATCAAGGACCGTTAACATTCAAGGATATTATTAAACGTAAAAAAATGCATGTAAGAATTGGTGACCCAATCTATATTGCAGACCAAAAACTAACAAAAGAAGAAATTGCAAATTACGATCAAGTACTAATTCAAAAATTCGATGAACTCGATAAGGAAATCGATCCAAATTATGTATATGAATTACCTGTAAAAGAATAACGTTATACCGTATACGGTATAACGAAAAAAACCATCGGAATACTCCGATGGTTTTTTGACTTTATTTTTTAGCTCTTTTTTTAGCTTGTGCTTTCATTGAAGCAGCAATTTGACGAACTTTTTGTTCTGATGGTTTTTGACCCATTTGAGTCATCATGCTACGAATCATATCTTCATCAAATGGTGGGTTTTCTGCGAAGTAATTCATCATTGTACGACGTGCGATAAAGAAACCACCGATCGCACCTGCGATTGCAGCAAGAATCACGATTAAAATCCATGCTCCTGTTGACATTTGGCTTTCTCTCCCTTCAATATGTGTATCCTTAACTATTGTACTAAATTATGAAGAAAATGAAAAGCCTTGCGGTAAAGTTTTCATTTGTTAATTTCGCAAATCAGGAACACATTGAAAAATTACTTAACTAAACCTTTCGCTAACACATAGTTTCCTAAAGTAGCTGAACCGTTATTATCAACGGCTGGAGTAACAATAAAGTCTTTTACTGGCGGAGTTGGTACATATCCGTTTAGTAATTCCTCAAACATACGATGAACGCGTTCTAACATATGATTTTGAGCCATAACTCCTCCTCCAAAAACAATCTTTTCAGGGCGGAAAGTTAGAGTTGCTTGAATGGCTGCTTGAGCAATATAACTCGCCTGAACATCCCAAACATCACTAGCAATATCTATATGTTCTCCACGAACTCCAGTACGTGCTTCTAAACTTGGTCCAGCAGCTAAACCTTCAAGACAGCCTTTATGGAAAGGACAAACGCCATCAAAATTATTTGCCACATCAATTGGGTGCTTACTTACATAAACATGTCCCATTTCAGGATGGCTAGTTCCTCCGATAAATTCACCACGTTGAATCACACCCGCACCAATTCCGGTACCGATTGTATAATAAACAAGCGTTTCGATATTTTCTCCACGATTGTTACGCGCATAAACTTCTCCGTAAGCAGAACTATTTACATCTGTTGTGAAGTAAATGGGCACATCTACTCTCTTTTTCAACGCACCAACAACATCCACATTTGCCCAATTTGGTTTTGGTGTTGTCGTGATGTATCCATATGTTTTAGATTTAGGATCCACATCAATCGGTCCAAATGACCCGATTCCAATTGCAGCTAGATTTTTAAATTTTGCAAAAAAGTCCGCTGTCTTTTTTAACGTTTCTTTTGGAGTCGTTGTAGGAAATTGAAGTTCTTCAACAGTATTAAAATCTTCATCAGCAACTGCACAAATAAACTTTGTGCCTCCAGCTTCTAAACTTCCATATAAGTTTGTCATAGGCCTTAAGCTCCCTTAGTTATTTTTAATTATTGTATCATATTTTTACCTAAAAAAAGAAGACGAATCCTGTAATAGAATTCGTCTTCCAGAAAAATTATACATGTAACTCTAATACTCGAGTTTTATTCGTAACAGAACCAGTTGCGATTGGAGTCACTTCTGCATAATCCATGGTGTTAGTGATAATGACCATTGTTGTGTCATCTAACCCATTTGCAGCAATCACTTCAGAATCAAATGTTCCGATGATATCCCCTGCTCTTACACGGTCTCCTTGAGATACTTTTGCTTCAAATCCTTTACCATTCAACGAAACAGTATCGATTCCGACGTGAATGAGAATTTCAGCACCATTATCTGTTTTTAAACCATATGCATGACCTGTTGGGAACGCAATCGCGATTTCGGCATCTGCTGGAGCATATACAACTCCTTTAGATGGCTTCACTGCAATCCCTTGTCCCATAACTCCGCTAGAGAATACAGGATCATTTACCTCGCTTAAAGCCACAACTTCGCCAACAATTGGTGAATGTAATTTTTCATCAGTACGTTCAGTCGCCGTCGCACCTACTTCTTCCTCTTGAGTTTCTTGTGAAGAAGGTCCTTCTGCTTCAACAGGAGTATCTAACATGGAATCATCGTAACCGAATAAATAAGTAAACGTAAATCCTAATGCAAATGATACTGCAACCATGAATAAGTATTGTGGTAATTGTTGATTTCCGACATAAAGCATTGAACCAGGAATGATTGTAATTCCGTTACTTGTACCCGCTAATCCTAGTAAAGCTGAAAGAGCTCCACCTAACGCACCTGCTAACAATGAAAGAACGAATGGTTTACGGAATCGTAAGTTTACCCCGAAAATAACAGGCTCTGTAATTCCAAGGAAAGCAGATAAAGCCGCTGGGAATGTTAATGCTTTTAATTTTGGACTCTTCGTTTTAACACCAATCGCAACCGCCGCAGCCCCTTGAGCCGTCATCGCAGCTGTAATAATAGCATTAAATGGGTTTTGTCCAGTCGCTGATAATAAGTTAATTTCTAATAAATTGAAGATATGGTGAACTCCAGAAACAACGATTAATTGATGTGTACCACCAATGATTAGTCCACCAAGACCAAATGGTAAATACAATACAGTTGTTGTAAGTGAAAGAATCACTTTCTCTACTTGATGGAAGATTGGTCCTAATACAAAAAGTCCTAAAATTGACATTACAAATAATGTAATAAAAGGTGTTACTAATAAGTCCAATACTTCCGGTACATATTTTCTGACCCATTTTTCAAAATTAGCACCTACAACCCCGATGATAAACGCTGGTAAAACAGAACCTTGTAATCCAACGACATCCACAAGACCGAAGAATTTAATTGGAACAATTTCCCCACCTTGAGCAACCTCCCAAGCGTTAGGAAGAGAACCAGAAATTAACATCAGACCAAGTACAATTCCGATTGTTTGATTCCCACCAAACACTTTAAACGTAGACCAAACTACTAAGGCTGGTAATGCGATAAAAGCCGTATCTGTTAAGATTTTAGAATAAATTAAAAAGTCAGATGGTAATACAACACCAAAAGCCTCTAACAATCCACGAAGCCCCATAAAAAGACCTGTTGCAACAATGGCTGGAATGATTGGTACAAATACATCCCCGAATGTACGAACAGAACGTTGGAACCAGTTTCCTTGTTTGGCTGCTTCAGCTTTCATTTCGCTAGTTGTTGAAGTTGGTAATCCAAGAGATACCACTTCATCATAAATACGGTTTACAGTTCCTGTACCGAAAATGATTTGGAATTGTCCTGCGTTGAAGAACGCACCTTGAACTTTTTCAATATTCTCGACTCTATTCGTATCGATTTTTTCCTTATCTTTTACCATGATACGAAGACGCGTTGCACAGTGCGCTACACTACTAACGTTGTCTTTGCCACCAATGGCTTCGATAACACTTTTAGCAATTTCAATATTATTCATCCATTACACTCTCCTTTATAAAAATTGTTACTAATAATAGCACATTTATTTCATTTCGAATTGTATCATTATACCGTTATAAGTCAAGTTACATCTGATATTGAATCACTAAAAGAACACTTCCCCCAAAAAAGCTTGCATTTACGCGCAAAAACACGTACTGTAAAGATACAATTTTAGAGGAGGAATCCATCATGAAATGGACAACTGAAAAGAGATATAAAAGGTATGAAGATTGGTCAGAGGCTGAAAAAGAACAATTAAAGTCTACAATGGAAAAATCTCCTTGGAGAGCGAAATATCACGTAGAACCATCTAGCGGATTATTAAATGACCCAAACGGATTTTCTTATTTTGATGGCAAATGGATTTTATTCTACCAAAACTTTCCTTTCGGAGCGGCTCATGGTTTAAAATCATGGGTACAACTGGAAAGTGATAATCTTGTGACCTTTAAAGAAACTGGAGTCAAGGTACTACCAGATACTCCACTCGATAGTCATGGTGCGTATTCAGGTAGTGCAATGCAATTTGGTGATCAATTGTTTCTATTTTATACAGGAAATGTTAGAGATGAAAATTGGGTTCGTCACCCTTACCAATTAGGGGCACTTATGGATAAAGACGGTCATATTGAAAAACTTGGAAAAGATTTGATTCCAAAACCAAGTGATGCTACAGATCACTTTAGAGACCCTCAAATTTTTCAATATAAAGATCATTATTACGCGATTGTAGGAGGTCAAAACCTAGATAAAAAAGGGTTTGTTCGCCTCTACCGCTCTGTTAATAACGATTATACAAATTGGGAAGAAATTGGAGATTTAGATTTTAAGAATGACAATACCGCTTATATGATGGAATGTCCGAACTTAGTATTCGTAGATGACAAACCAGTACTCATTTACTGCCCTCAAGGATTAGATAAAGACGTATTCCACTACGATAATATTTATCCAAACTTATATAAAATCGGTGAAACATTCGACCCAGAAAATGCGACGATCACACCAGTTTCTAAGCCCCATCAATTAGATTACGGTTTTGACGTCTATGCTACTCAAGCGTTTAACGCACCAGACGGGCGTGCGCTTTGCATCAGCTGGCTTGGATTACCAGATGTTTCTTATCCTAGCGATATTTACGAACACCAAGGAATCTTATCTTTAGTGAAAGAACTTTCCATTAAAAATGGTAAATTATATCAAACTCCTGTAAAAGGAATTGAAAAACTTCGCCAATCTTCACTTCCGTTTAATAAATATATTAAAAACACATCGAATTGCTACGAGTTAAACCTTAAATTAGAAGGCGATATGATTCATGAACTTGTTCTATTCTCAGACAAGGATGGCAATGGACTATCCCTCATCTTTAATCTTGTAGATGGTGAGATTGTAGTTGACCGAAGCAATGTTGGAGAAGCCTTTGCTACAGAATACAGTAGCGTTCGTACAGCACCAATTGCTCCAGCAGACACTACTGCGCGTATCTTTATTGATAATTCTGTCTTTGAAATCTTTGTTAATGATGGAGAAATGGTCTTTTCTGGCCGTGTCTTCCCTCGCGCGGATCAAACACATATTTCAATTTTACAAGGAGATCCAACTGGGGTCTATTATCCACTGCTTTCATTTACAAATCCAAACTAAAAAAAGAAGATCCAATAGGATCTTCTTTTTTTATGCTTCAACCAATCGGTGAATCCATCTTCCTGAGAAAACTCGTTTCAAACCAATCACCGCTTTACATAGTTCTTCAGCTCCAGCACAGATAACGACCAGTTGTACTGGAAAATGCCAAATTGCAGCTGCAACTAATGCTAACGGAACGCCCACTAGCCATACACAAGCCATTTCAAGTTTCATGCCGTATTGTGTATCGCCTCCACCACGTAAAATACCAACAAGAATAATTGAATTTAAGGTTTTAAATACAAAAATAATTCCCATAATTTGAAGTAATTGCATTCCAAGTTCAAATACTTCTGGGCTTAAATGGGCAAACATTAATAAAGTCCATTGGGGTGTTAAACTTTGAATAGCTCCAATGACTACTCCAATAACAAGAGAAATCATTAAAAAGCGTTTCGCTTCTTGTTGAGCTTTTTCCAGTTCATTTCGTCCTACACGGTTTCCTAACATAATGCTACAACTACTACCCACTCCACGTACTAGGATAAATGATAAATTTTGTACAGCAACAGCAACTTGAACAGCAGCAGTTGCTTGAGTTCCAACCATTGCGTAGGCGGCACTATAAAATACTTGTCCTAATGCCCAGAAAGTTTCATTAACAATTACCGGGAAAGTTGTTACCCAAAAACTCATCCAAAAACCTTTTGAAATTTTAGACCAATAGCGACCAATTGGTAGATGAATTGGACCGCTATAAAAACTCACTACCCCAAAGAGGACACCCACTTCAACGATACGAGCAATTAAAGTAGCAACAGCAGCTCCAACGACTCCAAGTGCAGGTGCTCCGAATTTACCAAAGATAAAGACATAGTTAAAGAAAGCATTCGTGATAAAACTACAAATGGTGGCAACTAGAGGAATTTTGGGGCTTCCTGTTGTACGAAGTGCATTTGTCATCGCAAAGCTCCAAGCTGTAAATACATAACTTAAAGCAGCTACTCGTAAGTAATCTCCTCCAGCTTGAACAACAAGCGGATCCTGAGTAAATAAACGCAAGATTTCTTGAGGAAATAGGATACCAAGAAGCATAAATACAACACTGACAGCGGTGGATAGCAGTAAACTCATCTGATTAACCGCTTGAACTTTCTTTGTATCTCGAATTCCCCAATATTGAGAGAAGAGAACTGCAGACCCTGTATGAATCCCAAAACAGATTAACGTAAATAGGAAAAATACCTGATTTGCAAGCCCTACACCCGCAATACTCGCATCACCTAGAGATGAAATCATTATTGTATCTAATGTATTTAAGAAAGACGTTAATAAGTTTTGAAGAGATACAGGAATTGCAATGGCAAGCATTTGCCGATAAAAATGTTGACGTTCTTTAGCCATTCATAATCTCCTTTCAAATTCAAAGTAAAAAGGCGCACTGAACGCCTTTTTACAACTCATTATTTTTCTTCTTCGTTTAAGTTTAGAACCGACATGAAAGCTTCTTGTGGAACTTCAACAGACCCGACTTGTTTCATACGTTTCTTCCCTTCTTTTTGTTTCTCTAATAATTTACGTTTACGAGAAACGTCTCCTCCATAACATTTTGCAAGCACGTTTTTACGGAGAGCTTTAATATTGGTACGAGAGAGAATCTTATTTCCAATAGCCGCTTGAATAGGAACTTCAAATTGCTGACGTGGAATTAAAGTTCTTAATTTTTCTGTAATAGCTTTACCACGTCCATAAGCAAAGTCTTTATGAACAATAATACTTAAAGCATCCACTACTTCACCATTTAACATGATGTCCATCTTCACTAAATTACTTGGTCTGTAACCAATTAAATCATAATCCAATGATGCGTATCCTTTAGTACTTGATTTTAACGAATCAAAGAAATCAAAGATAATTTCAGAAAGTGGCATTTCGTATATCACATTCACACGGTATTCGTCTAAGTAATCCATCGTTACAAAAACACCACGTTTGCGTTGACAAATATCCATTACGCTTCCTACATATTCGTTTGGAACCATAATAGATGCTTTTACGTATGGCTCTTCAATCGATTGAACACTGGATTGATCCGGCATCTCAGCTGGGTTTGATACAACCACCTCTGTACCATCAGTCTTTTGTACATGATAAATAACAGAAGGTGCTGTTGTAATTAAATCTAAATCGAATTCGCGCTCTAAGCGTTCTTGAATAACATCCATATGAAGTAATCCTAGGAATCCACAACGGAAACCAAATCCAAGCGCTTGAGAAGTTTCTGCCTCAAATTGAAGCGCCGCATCATTTAATTGTAATTTTTCTAAAGCATCACGTAAGTCATTATATTTTGATGAATCGATTGGATATAAACCACAGTATACCATTGGATTCATTTTACGATATCCATCTAAAGGTTCACTAGCAGGATTATTCGCTAAAGTAACCGTATCCCCTACACGAGTATCTTGAATCGTTTTAATAGATGCAGTGATATAGCCAACATCTCCAACCATTAAGTAATCACGGCTGATTGGTTTTGGTGAGAAAATACCAACATCCACTACATCAAAAGTTTTTCCATTACTCATCAATTGAATTTTATCGCCAGGTTTTACAATCCCGTTTTGAATACGGACATTTAGCACAACCCCGCGATACGCATCATAGACAGAGTCGAAAATTAACGCTTGTAATGGTGCTTCAATATCACCAGTAGGCGCAGGTACTTTTTCTACAATCTGTTCCAAAATTTCTGGAATACCAATTCCAACTTTAGCACTAGCCAGAACTGCCTCACTAGCATCAATGCCAATGACATCTTCAATTTCAGTTCGCACTCTTTCTGGATCCGCTGCAGGAAGATCGATTTTATTAATAACAGGAATGATTTCTAAATCATTATCAATTGCTAAATACACATTCGCCAAAGTTTGTGCTTCAATTCCTTGAGCAGCATCTACTACTAGAATGGCCCCTTCACAAGCTGCTAAACTACGTGAAACTTCATAGGTGAAATCCACATGCCCTGGTGTATCAATTAAATGGAAGATATACTCTGTGCCATCTTTAGCATCATAAGTTAATTCTACAGCATTTAATTTAATGGTAATACCACGTTCTCTTTCAAGATCCATCGAGTCTAATAATTGGTCTTGCATCTCACGGTCAGCAACAGTATCAGTTGCTTGTAAGATACGATCGGCCAATGTAGACTTTCCGTGGTCAATATGAGCGATGATCGAAAAGTTTCGAATACGCTTTTGTCTTTCTTTCATTTGTTCTAAATTCATGAATAACTCCTTAAAACTACTACAATAAAATTCAAATAATTCTATCAAACTAAATTAATAATGGCAAGAACAATTCAGCTAAGTATAAGAAGATAAAAAATCCTAATACGTCTGTAGCTGTTGTTACAAAAATCGTTGATGAAATGGCTGGGTCTAAATTCAGTTTCTTTAAGAATAAAGGTACAAAGAAGCCGAAGAACGCACCTACCATCAAGTTCATCGCCATTGCTAAAATGACAATAATCGATAAGAAAAAGTTTTGATATGGGATGTAGAGTGCAATCGCTGCAAAAATCCCTGTAATAATCCCATTCACTAATCCAAGCCAGATTTCATTTAATACATACTTTTTATCTTTTTCCCAAGTTATTTGACCAATTGCAACTTCTTGAATAACCAGTGCTAATGTTTGAGAAGCTGAATTCCCACCCATCCCTGTAATAATTGGCATGGCAACCGCTAAAACAACAACTTGTTCAATCGTGTCTTGGAATAATCCGACAACCGCACTTGCCATAAAGGCTGTAATTAAGTTGATTAATAGCCAAGGGGTCCGTTTTTGAATCGATTCTTTAAAAGGTCCACCGATTCGTTCTGTTCCTTCAACCCCACTAATTAATAACATATCTTCGTGGTGCTCTTCTTGTAAGACGTGAACGATATCATCGATTGTGATGATCCCAAGTAACACATTTTGCTTATTGACTACTGGCACTACAGATAAGTCATACTTAGTAGAAATACGGGCCACTTCTTCTTGGTCTTCTTCTGGTAAGACGGAAATAATATTCGTGTGCATCACATCGTGTAAACTCTCATCTAAATCATGCGTGAATAAATCACGTATATCAATCCAACCAATTAATTTCCGTTGTAAACTCGTTACGAAAATAATGTTAATAATTTCTGAGTTTGGAGAAATCTCTCTTAGTTTAGAAAGAGTTTCTTCTACAGTTAAGTGTTCTTTTACCGTAATGTACTCCGTTGTCATAATCCCCCCGGCAGTATCCGGAGCGTAATTTAACATCGTTTGAATATCATCTTGAGAACTTTGCTTCATCATTTTGATGTAACGCTTACGTATTCCCACTGGTAAATTCCCTAAAATATCCACGACATCATCGTTTGACATTTGCTGGAACAGTAAAATTACACGTCTAAATGGTAATTTCTCAAGCATTCGTAATTGGAATTCAGGTTCAGCAACTTCTAAAATAGAAGCAAGTCTTGTATTCGAGATAGAGAACATGAAATTCTTTAGAACGTCATCGTCAACTTCTTCTAACGCTAAAGCGATATCAATCGGATAATTCTCATTAAAAAGCTCTCTTATTTTCTTAACATCTTTATTCGAAACAATAAGTGCAATATTATCTTTCATGACTCTTCTCCTTCCTTTTCCAATAGTACCAGTATAGCATAATTACCATTCTATCAACAATTCACAAGCAGAAAAAGTTACGCTATAATATAAGAAAATAACTTAGGAGGTCTCTTATGAAAACGAAAGAAGAATGGATTGAAGAATTAGCCTTAGAACCACATGTAGAAGGTGGCTATTTTAGACAAACGTATAAAGCTATTGAAACTGTAGAACTGCCTGAGGGACGCATCCGGTCTCTTTCTACCTCTATCTTATTTTTATTAACGAACCAAAACCCATCCCACTTCCATCTCCTCTCATCTGATGAAATTTGGTACTATCATTTTGGACACGCTCTTACCGTACATATGATTCATCCTGATGGTACTTACGAAGCAGTCGAAATTGGTCCAGGAGAAGGTCAAAAACTTCAATTCACCGTTCCTGCAGGAGTCGTCTTTGGATCTACCATTGAATCGGACAACGAAGAAAATTTTGCGATTGTCAGTTGTAGCGTTACACCTGGTTTTGAATACGAAGATTTTATACTCTATACTCAAGATGAATTATTAGAAAAGTATCCGGAACACGAAGAGATCATTCGCCGTCTTGCTGTCGTTTAAAATAAGCCAAAAAAAGAACTTAGCATATTCGTTGCTAAGTTCTTTTTCTATTATTCAAATGTATCTTTAAATGCGTTCTTCATCTTGTCGAAGAAATTCTCCTCACCATTATGAAGTTGCGTTCCTTCCTCATTAGCAAATACTTGTAAAGCTTGTCTTTGCTTATCTGTCAGTTTCTTAGGAGTGTCTACGATAACTTCTACATGTTGGTCACCGTTTCCTGTACCACGTAGTTTAGGAGCCCCTTTACCACGTAGTCGTAAAATCGTACCTGATTGTGTCCCAGCAGGAACTTTTAATTTCACTTTACCGTGTACAGTTGGTACGTCTACTTCATCTCCAAGAGCCGCTTGAGCAAAATTTACATGAAGTTGGTAATAAATATCCGCTCCTTGACGTTTGAATGTCTTACTTTGAGCAACTCGGAAAATGACATAAAGGTCACCATAAGGACCGCCATTGAAACCTACTTCCCCTTGTCCTTGAAGGCGCATTTGGTTTCCATCTTCAACACCTGCAGGAACTTTCACTTTGACTTTATGTGTTTCATCTACTTGACCATGACCGTGACAGGTTGGACATTTTTCTTTGATTTCTTGTCCTGTACCATGACACACATCACAGGTTGTTTGACTCATCATACGACCGAATGGTGTATTTCTTTCAACATTAATCACACCTGAACCATGACATTTAGAACAAGTCGTTGGATGCGTTCCAGGTTTTGCACCAGTGCCATGACACGTTTGACATTCGTCACTGCGGTGGTAATGAATCGTTTCTTCCTTACCAAAGATAGCTTCTTCAAATGTTAAATCCATGACATACTGAAGGTCAGCCCCTTGACGTGGCATGTTAGCACGATCTGCACGACTGCCTCCGCCACCGAAGAAACTACTAAAGATATCTTCGAATCCGCCAGTAAAGTTTCCATTACCGCCAAATCCTCCGAACCCATCAAATCCACCACCGAATCCGCCACCACTGAATCCAGAGTTTGGATCATAAGAAGCGTGTCCGTATTGATCATAAGCTGCACGTTTTTGTGCGTCTCCTAAAATCTCGTAAGCTTCAGCGATTTCTTTGAATTTCTCATCCGCTCCAGGTTCTTTATTAATATCTGGATGGTATTTTTTAGATAATTTCCGATAAGCTTTCTTA
This Granulicatella adiacens ATCC 49175 DNA region includes the following protein-coding sequences:
- the lepA gene encoding translation elongation factor 4, with the protein product MNLEQMKERQKRIRNFSIIAHIDHGKSTLADRILQATDTVADREMQDQLLDSMDLERERGITIKLNAVELTYDAKDGTEYIFHLIDTPGHVDFTYEVSRSLAACEGAILVVDAAQGIEAQTLANVYLAIDNDLEIIPVINKIDLPAADPERVRTEIEDVIGIDASEAVLASAKVGIGIPEILEQIVEKVPAPTGDIEAPLQALIFDSVYDAYRGVVLNVRIQNGIVKPGDKIQLMSNGKTFDVVDVGIFSPKPISRDYLMVGDVGYITASIKTIQDTRVGDTVTLANNPASEPLDGYRKMNPMVYCGLYPIDSSKYNDLRDALEKLQLNDAALQFEAETSQALGFGFRCGFLGLLHMDVIQERLEREFDLDLITTAPSVIYHVQKTDGTEVVVSNPAEMPDQSSVQSIEEPYVKASIMVPNEYVGSVMDICQRKRGVFVTMDYLDEYRVNVIYEMPLSEIIFDFFDSLKSSTKGYASLDYDLIGYRPSNLVKMDIMLNGEVVDALSIIVHKDFAYGRGKAITEKLRTLIPRQQFEVPIQAAIGNKILSRTNIKALRKNVLAKCYGGDVSRKRKLLEKQKEGKKRMKQVGSVEVPQEAFMSVLNLNEEEK
- the mgtE gene encoding magnesium transporter — its product is MKDNIALIVSNKDVKKIRELFNENYPIDIALALEEVDDDVLKNFMFSISNTRLASILEVAEPEFQLRMLEKLPFRRVILLFQQMSNDDVVDILGNLPVGIRKRYIKMMKQSSQDDIQTMLNYAPDTAGGIMTTEYITVKEHLTVEETLSKLREISPNSEIINIIFVTSLQRKLIGWIDIRDLFTHDLDESLHDVMHTNIISVLPEEDQEEVARISTKYDLSVVPVVNKQNVLLGIITIDDIVHVLQEEHHEDMLLISGVEGTERIGGPFKESIQKRTPWLLINLITAFMASAVVGLFQDTIEQVVVLAVAMPIITGMGGNSASQTLALVIQEVAIGQITWEKDKKYVLNEIWLGLVNGIITGIFAAIALYIPYQNFFLSIIVILAMAMNLMVGAFFGFFVPLFLKKLNLDPAISSTIFVTTATDVLGFFIFLYLAELFLPLLI
- a CDS encoding cupin domain-containing protein, which encodes MKTKEEWIEELALEPHVEGGYFRQTYKAIETVELPEGRIRSLSTSILFLLTNQNPSHFHLLSSDEIWYYHFGHALTVHMIHPDGTYEAVEIGPGEGQKLQFTVPAGVVFGSTIESDNEENFAIVSCSVTPGFEYEDFILYTQDELLEKYPEHEEIIRRLAVV
- the dnaJ gene encoding molecular chaperone DnaJ, whose product is MAKRDLYEILGVSKDASEADIKKAYRKLSKKYHPDINKEPGADEKFKEIAEAYEILGDAQKRAAYDQYGHASYDPNSGFSGGGFGGGFDGFGGFGGNGNFTGGFEDIFSSFFGGGGSRADRANMPRQGADLQYVMDLTFEEAIFGKEETIHYHRSDECQTCHGTGAKPGTHPTTCSKCHGSGVINVERNTPFGRMMSQTTCDVCHGTGQEIKEKCPTCHGHGQVDETHKVKVKVPAGVEDGNQMRLQGQGEVGFNGGPYGDLYVIFRVAQSKTFKRQGADIYYQLHVNFAQAALGDEVDVPTVHGKVKLKVPAGTQSGTILRLRGKGAPKLRGTGNGDQHVEVIVDTPKKLTDKQRQALQVFANEEGTQLHNGEENFFDKMKNAFKDTFE